The Hordeum vulgare subsp. vulgare chromosome 4H, MorexV3_pseudomolecules_assembly, whole genome shotgun sequence genomic interval atcttttcacaaaagtcagagaatatagccatcatacatctttgaaaggtggcaggtgcattgcataagccaaaaggcatacgtctataagcaaaggtaccgaaggggtaggtgaaagtggttttctcctgatcagattgttcaacagatatttgcgagaaacctgaataaccgtctagaaagcataagtgtgtgtgtttagatagcctttctagcatttggtcgataaacggcaaaggataatggtctttcctggttgccttgttgagattccggaagtctatcaccatcctatagtcagtaataatcctttgtgggattatttcattcttatcattaggaacgacagtgatacctcccttcttaggtacgcaatgtactggacttacccaatcactatgagcaacaagataaatgattcctgcttctagaagctttaatatttcttttctcacgacctctttcatcctaggatttaatctcctttgatgatcaacaactggtttataatcaggatcaattttaatcttgtgctgacatagagtgggactaatgcccttaagatcatcaagagtatatccaatagcctcacggtgCTACCTCAaaaattttaataacttcttctcttcgtgattcgagaggtgagcactaataataacaggatatgtctccttctcatcaagataggcatacttaagagtatgtggtaactgttttagctcgaacagaggatcacccttcggtgggggaggatccccaagcagttaacCAGGCAGATTATtcctgagaataggatattgttctaaaacaattttatctatctcatctctttcatccatatgcataccattttcatgttcaagcagatattgctttaaaggatccgtaggaggtatgacaatagaggcaagagcaatgatttcatccctacgagatgactctttttcatggggttgtcttccaaacttggagaagttaaattcatgagacacaccctcgaaactgacagtgacagtctgtttaatgcaataaatatgagcattgacagtgttgagaaagggtctaccaaatatgatgggacaaaagctatcttgtgcagtagcaaggacgaggaaatcagtaggatacttcgtcttaccacacaggacttctacatctcgcataattcccacagggcagatagtgtctctattagctagcgtaatggtgacatcaatgggttctaactcagcaggtgcaatctcatctttgatttcatcgtatagggaccggggtattgcactaacactagcacccatatcacataaaccatgataacagtgatctcctatcttgacagaaacatcgggcaggccaactacaggtccgtatttgtctttcgcgtgaggttaagcaattctagcggagtcctcacagaatttgataacatgcccgtctatgtcttcggctaagagatctttgataatagcaacactaggttcaactctaatttcctcagggggtgcaagtggtctaatgtaacccctaggtatcacagttggagctttagaataatcctttttcctaggagggtaaggtggtttctcagcgtatataaatgtttccttaccaattccacttaccaaaggcgcttcactccccggcaacggcgccagaaaagagtcttgatgacccacaagtataggggatcaatcgtagtcctttcgataagtaagagtgtcgaacccaacgaggagcgaaaggctgtgataaacggttttcagcaaggtaataactgcaagcactgaaagtagcggtaacaagtgatggtgtagtgagatgaaacgtagcaagtgaaaagtaacaagtaacaagtagtagcaacggtgcagcaaagtggcccaatcccttttgtagcaaggtacaagcctgaacaaagtcttataggaggaaaaacactcccgaggacacacgggaatttctgtcatgctagtttcatcatgttcatgtgattcgcgttcgttactttgatagtttgatatgtgggtggaccgacgcttgggtactgcccttacttggacaaggatcccacttatgattaacccctcttgcaagcatccgcaactactaaagaagaattaagacaacgtcctaccatagcattaaactagtggatccaaatcagccccttacgaagcaacgtatagactggggtttaagcttctgtcactctagcaacccatcatctacttactactccccaatgcctacctctaggcccaaatatggtgaagtgttatgtagtcgacgttcacataacaccactagaggaaaagacaacatacggcatatcaaaataccgaacgaataccaaattcacatgactattattagcatgacttatcccatgtcctcaggaacaaaagtaactactcacaaagcataatcataatcatgatcagaggtgtaatgagtagcatcaaggatctgaacataaactcctccaccaagtaatccaactagcatcaactacaaagagtaatcaacactactagcaaccttacaagtaccaatcggagtcgcgagacggagattggttacaagagatgaactagggtttggagaggagatggtgccgatgaagatgttgatggagatgactcccctccgacgagaggagtgttggtgatgacgatggcgacgatttccccctccgggagggaagtttccccgacagtgacgatggcgacgattttctccCCTTCgacggctctagattggttctgctcaacctcgtggcggcggagaatccacgaaaaagctccaccctgattttttcttggacgaaacccttcatatagcaaaagaggggggctagtgggccaccagggtgcccacaagcgctatagccgccgccaggggtgtaggtggtggctaccaggcttgtgggcccctggtagctcccctctggcacttctttcgcccagtattttttatatattcccaaaaaattccacgttgatttttagggcatttggagttgtgtagaatagaggactcagacttgctccttttctagtccagaattccagctgccggtattctccctcttcaaataaaccttgcaaaataagagagaaaaggcataagtatggtaccacaaagtaatataacagcccaaaaagcgataaatatcaacatgaaagcatgatgcaaaatggacgtatcagataaCTACTCTGCTTCATACTGCATCCTCTCGGATCATGCTCAATGGAGTCGTGAGCCCCCTAGTGTCGCATCATTGTGGACTCCGCCGGGGTGATCCCATTTTGCCACTACTGTTCGTCCTTGCAATTGATTCGCTTCAACATATTCTCAACCTGGCGATGACTCATGGCCTCTTCCACAAGATCAGAGGTCGAAGATCAATCCTTTACACTTCTCTTTATGCTTACAATGCAGCCGTCTTCATGGCCCCGATTAGGGGAGACATTGAGAATCTTGCTGCGATGCTTAATCTCTTCGGGGATGTCACGGGCATGCGCAAAGTGCCGGCCTACGGATCTTGGAGGATTGGGAATTATCGACCTGactaaatgttggaattatgccctagaggcaatgataaatatagttattattataattcctgtatcaagataatagtttattatccatgctataattgtattgaatgaagactcatttacatgtgtggatacatagacaaaacaccgtcactagcatgcctctagttggctagccagttgatcgatgatagtcagtgtcttctgattatgaacaaggtgttgttgcttgataactggatcacgtcattgggagaatcacgtgatggactagacccaaactaatagacgtagcatgttgatcgtgtcattttgttgctactgttttctgcgtgtcaagtatttattcctatgaccatgagatcatataactcactgacaccggaggaatgctttgtgtgtatcaaacgtcgcaacgtaactgggtgactataaagatgctctacaggtatctccgaaggtgttagttgagttagtatggatcaagactgggatttgtcactccgtgtgacggagaggtatctcggggcccactcggtaatacaacatcacacacaagccttgcaagcaatgtaacttagtgtaagttgcgggatcttgtattacggaacgagtaaagagacttgccggtaaacgagattgaaataggtatgcggatactgacgatcgaatctcgggcaagtaacataccgaaggaaaaagggaatgacatacgggattatacgaatccttggcactgaggttcaaacgataagatcttcgtggaatatgtaggatccaatatgggcatccaggtcccgctattggatattgaccgaggagtcactcgggtcatgtctacatagttctcgaacccgcagggtttgcacacttaaggttcgacattgttttatgcgtatttgagttatatggttggttaccgaatgttgttcggagtcccggatgagatcacggacgtcacgagggtttccggaatggtccggaaacgaagattgatatataggatgacctcatttgattaccggaaggttttcagagttcccgggaatgtaccgggaatgacgaatgggttccgggagttcaccggggggggcaacccaccccggggaagcccataggctttgaggagacacaccagcccttagtgggctggtgggacagcccacaagtgccctatgcgccaaggagaagaaaatcaagagagaaagaaaaaaaaaggaggaggtgggaaggaagggggactccctcccaccaaacctagtccaactcggtttgggggggagagtcctcccccttggactcggccgacccccttggggctccttgagccccaaggcaaggccccctccctcccacctatatatacggaggttttagggttgatttgagacgacttttccacgacagcccgaccacatacctccacggtttttcctctagatcgcgtttctgcggagctcgggcggagccctgctgagacaaggtcatcaccaacctccggagcgccgtcacgctgccggagaactcttctacctctctgtctctcttgctggatcaagaaggctgagatcatcgtcgagctgtacgtgtgctgaacgcggaggtgccgtccgttcggtactagatcgtgggactgatcgcgggattgttcacggggcggatcgagggacgtgaggacgttccactacatcaaccgcgttctctaacgcttctgctgtacggtctacaagggtatgtagatcactcatcccctctcgtagatggacatcaccatgataggtcttcgtgcgcgtaggaaaatttttgtttcccatgcgacgttccccaacactaaatTCACGAGGGCGCTAAGATTTAGATGGCTGTGGTTTGAATGGAAGGAGCCTGCAAAGTTGTGGGTTGGGTTAGAAAATCTAGCTAATGACCTGGACCCTCATCTCTTCTATGCGTCCACACACATTATCTTGGGCAATGGGGCTCTCACGCCTTTCTGGGACTCACCTTGGCTCAATGGAACAAGGCCCATGGACATGGCACCGTTCATCTTTGAAGCAACAACTAGAAAGAATTGGAAGGTCGGGAAAGCAATGCATGGGGACGCTTGGTTGTCCAAGATTAAACTACCTAAGAACTAGACAATGACCCACATTCGGCAAATTGCGATCTTATGGGCCAGTTTACGGGCGATCCATCTCCACGAGGAGACCGCCGACGACATCACCTGGAAGCACACGGCTAACGGGCTATACTCGCCACCTCGGCTTACAAAGCACAGTTCCACGGCAGCACTCGCTCACCCATGACCTATGCGGTATGGAAGACATGGGCTCCCCCCAAGGTCAATTTTTTTGCCTCgctgaccattcagaacaggattTGAACCGCCGATAGACCGGAGAGGCGCGGGTGGCCAAACTGTGGTCTCTGCCCTCTATGCAAGCAGACACAGGGCAAGCAGACACAGGAATCAGTGAGCCACCTGTTCTACAAATGCCGATACACCTTGAGGCCTTGGGGCATGACCAAGATTTGGCTAAACCAATTGCATTTCAACACCGCCCAATGGATGCATGAGTGCTTAATCAAGGATTGGTGGCTCAACATGTCATACAAGGCTAATGGCAACGGGAAAACAATGGCATCCCTCACCATGCTTGTGTGCTGGACAGTTTGAGGGGAACGAAACGCTAAAGTATTTAGGAACAAGTACTTGCTGCCGTCCGTCCTCCTCTAGAACATCAAGAACGAGGCAATGCTATAGGTTACCCCCGGCGCTAAGcacttgagcatgatcctaccacgagAGTAGTGGCTTTGTATTAATCTTTTTTGCTTTTGGTTGTAAAAGCAACTCTTAACTTCTTAATTAATGGACGAGGTAAATCTTTTGCCTTCGTTTAAACAAATAGACATGATTATTCACTAAATTTAGCTATGGGGTCCGCATGAGTGCAAGTGCAGCACCATTGCTGGGCAAGCGTGTAATATACTGTCAAAAATTCCAGCAGACAAGCCACAGAAAAGCGAGGCGTGATTCATGTAACCGTGAAAAGGAGGGACTAATCTTGCGCTAATCAATCTGGAGTTAACACGCAAACGGAGCGGCGATCGATCCTTCTCGGAGGAAGCCAAAGCATGCAGCAAGCTACACCCCATAGCTAGCTAGGTCCACGCGAACCAGGACAGATCCCTGCATATGGATCAATGAAAGCAAAGCTcggccgcaaaagaagattgcatgcCCACTGTTGTTGGCTTTACCAGAGGTCGATGAAAAGAGAGGGCTGGCTGTTCGTCACGCCGGGCTACCGCAATGCATACCACAGTTTAAAAGTCCAAAGTTTGAACTTCAAAACTCACTACCAGTCCACGCGATAACTTCAATGAGATGATGCGCTCCGTCCTTGAGCTCCATGGCCGGCCTGGTCTGCTTTAATGCTTTTTGTAAGCTCTTGCGGGAGAAAAGGGCTTAAAGCGTGACCCTGCGTACCGCCGGTCATCTCCTCAAAGCAGAACCAACTTACGCAAGCAGGAGAAAACAAATCAAAAGGCATTGGAACTCAACTCGGCCGTATACGTACATAGTATTATGTAGATGTAGGCAGGCTCCATGTAATCATACTTGTGTGTTGTGCTTAATGGTGAAGCTTACCCGAGGTGGCCGACAGCGTTACTGTAAAAGACGGAAAAGGAAGGAAGGACCCGTCGTCACTGCCCATGTTGCTTTCGTCTCGGCGTTTCAAAATTTTCAACGGCCATGGTGGCATGCCATCACTGGCTGACTAAGCTAGTTTCTTCCTCCAAATAAAATGTGTTGGATCCTCATGGCGCCGTTTGAGTTGACCAACTTTCAGACGTCCAACCCGAACGTAAGAGCAGAAAGTTGGTGAAAAGTTTGTTACCCAAGAACGTGGTGCGACGATTGGTAAATTCGGTACTCCTATTTAGCAAAGTGTCACATCACGCGGAGCAGAAAGGGATCGATTTTACTCACAATTTCAGGGCTGTTATCTTACAATGGCTGGATTCAGAAGGTATCATACCATAGGCGGTAGGAGTAAATACTAAGTACCCGGGGAGGAAAATGTCGCCAAAAGATTCATTTAGCAAGAAGATGTAGCATTGGATTATGTTGTAAGGTGTATGGAGATCGAAGACGCTCGATCGCTTGGGCGCGCGGGCAGCACACGAGCTCAGATCCTTTGGTGCTGGTGCTGATGGtgctgatggtggtggtggtgctgctggtgATGGAGCGCTCCGGCGTGCCGACGCAGCGGCTGCTGAGCGGACGCGGGCCTGAAGTCCTCGGCGACGATGGCGATGAGCCCGCCGAGCGGCCGCCGCATCATGGCGCGGTAGGTTATCTCGTCGTAGGGCCGGCGGTAGAAGCGCAGGAACGGCAGGAAGGACTCGCGCTCGCGCTCCACCCGGCTGGCCTGCCCGTCCTTGCGGAACGTGAACGGCGACTGCAGGAACGACGGCCTCGGCGTCCGCGGGAACTGCTGCTGCGGCAGAGGGGAGGGGGTCTTGTGCCCTCCCTTGGCCGCGGCCGGCGTCGGCGGCGCTCGGGCGGCgcgcggctgctgctgctgctggaccGGCGGCGTGGAGCGCGCGGCGGGCGaggcgaaggagaaggagcgggcggAGAGCGGGGACGCGCCGACGAGGGAAGGGCTGGACGAGGTCGGCACGACGGAGCGCGGGCCCGGCGCCGGCGTGGTGGAGAGGTACCACGGCTTGAGCGCGTTGTCCGACACGCTGAAGGCGAAGCGCGACGAGGCGGAGCCCACGGCGCCGCCGCCGGCGGCCTTCCCCGCCGTCAGCACGGACGGCTCGAACCGCAGCGACGCCGTCCGCGGGTAGGCCGTGAAGGACGCGTCCTCCAGCGAGTCCTCGAAGTCCAGTGAGCacaccgtcgccgtcgccggcgCCAGCTCCACGAACGGCCGCACCCCCTGTTAGTAGTACAAAAACACCACCTGTCAGTTGTCACGCACgagagcatgcatgcatgcatgcagcgtGGTGATGCCGCCATGATCACGATTCAGGATGGGATGTAATGTAATGCAGCATGTTTTACCTTCCACATGACGGAGAAGAGGGAGGGCGGGTCGATGACGAAGGCGCGGTGGAGGCGGCCGGGGTAGTAGTCGGCGACGATCTTGAGCGTGCCCATCAACAGGTTGAGGAAAGCCGACGCCGACCGGAAAAAGCCTGCAAACGTCACAGCAACCCGATTCGTCCCGTCAACCACCAGCTCCCCATACCCTAACGTACTACTGTATCCACTCCTAACTTTGCTGCAGATTCTACGGCTCCTCTGCTTTCCACGCAGCCTGCTAGCCAGGCAAAGCGAGCGTGGAACCCAATCATTTTCGCCAGGATTCAAACCGCACCGGCGGCAACCCAAACAAACGGCCCTCCAGGGCCAAGACTGTAGCGATAACTGTGCACGCAGCGTGGCGACGCTGCCATCGTCGGCATCGTCGTGCGTAAAGCGGACGGTGCTGCTATGCTATGGGTCAAGCCCGGGGACCGCCCGCGCTTGACCATGCCGCGGAGCATACGGAAGACGAGCCGGTGAAAAAAGagagtgcgtgcgtgcgtgcgtgcatggGAGACAAGGGCCGCAGCGCAGTGCAGTTCGTGCGTTTCCTCCATCCATGGATGAGATGAGAAGGTGTCTGTCGTTGGGAGCGGCCAGGGATTCAGCGCTCCGTCCGTCCGTCCGCATGTGAGCCGGCAGATGGACGGACGGAGAGGTCACTGGTGACTGGCGCCGGTCTAATGAGTTGTCAGTGCGcactgcctgcctgcctgccgctTGCAGGCGCAGGGGCATTGTCAAAATGGATGCGATTGCGATTGCGATTGCGACGCGACCACTACTGCGCCATGTCTGcttctgctttcctttccgttttgatCAAGGGAACGGAGTGGAGATGGATGGACGGGTGCTTACTTGCGTCGAAGAGGAGCACGAACTGGTCCACGAAGCGGTTCATGGAcgccaccgccacctccagcGTGAACACCAGGAACCGCACgaacctggaggaggaggaggaggaagaagcaatGCAATCTTAGTCAAAATCCAACGTCTCTTCTCTTTCAGATAAAATCACTTAGGAAGTGTCTGCTTACGATTTCTGAGGCTGGTACTTGGGGTAGTCATCCTGCTTGATTTTGAACATCTgccaagaaaacaaaagaaaatccaCACGGTTAGAAACATGTATACCCGACCCAACTGCAGTTGATTGCTCAGTTCAATCCACGGAAACGTACCAGGACgggccggttctcgtcgtcgtgcCCGGCGACGTAGGCCATGCCTTCGGAGAGCTCGCCGGAGAACTCGTCGGCGATGATGTGATCTGCTCCGTCCAACAGCGCAAACAGTCAAAACACAATACTAATACTCCAACAAGGCAGCACTGTTGCAAACCGTCCTTGCGAAGCAAAGAGCCCGGCACAATAAATTCGATACGCACAGTAACTCGACCAGAATACACTGTGCCGTAGGTATATAGTAGTATGagagaagaaaacaaaaacagagcacatcAGCGCGGTAGTAGAGTGGTATTAATGAGCGGCCCCTTTTCTGCATGCCCCGCGGATTTCAAAAATGGAAGGCCGGAAAACCAGCTTTGGCTGCCGGAAACGGACCTGCTCCGATGGCCTCCCTCCAGGACAGGACGGCCCGCAGGGTCTTGGCCGCCTTCTTCACGCTGTCGCCCCGCGCCCGGAGGAACCGCTCCACGCACGCGTCGTTGCAGTACTCCGCCTGAGGTAGAAGCCCAGCCGGCGTCCGTCAAGGAAAGCGATCGTGGAGGAAGGCATGCATGGCCgccgagggagggagggaggaggggtaCGTACCTGCTTGGGGGAGAGCGGCGCCTGCTTGCGCATCAGCTTGCGGACGGCCTCGATCTTCTCCCGGTCCTTGGCGTCCACCTTCTCCGTGGCCATGGCAGCGACCTTCGCCATGCCGCCGAGAGAGACGAGCGAGGCAGGCAGACACGGAGGAGCGTGAACGAACTGCGGTGAGCACAgcgggtggcggtggcggtggcctgAGAGGCTGAGACTGGGAGAGAATCAGAGAAGCAGGCAGGGGCTGGGAGGAgacaagtaggaggaggaggagagtattATAAGCCGTGGGCGGGGGGCGAAGGTGCCGTTTAAGGCGAAGGCGCTGACGGCGAAACGGTGACGGAGACGGACGTCTGTTTGCCCGAGCgcgcgcgccccggtgggtttgTCGTCGACTTTTGCTCGTGAAATTCTTGGCTGATTGCCACACCGGATGACTGTCCGCGTATACACTAGTGCTTAGCGGGTGCGTCTGATTATTAGGTTGGCCCCCTTTTACGCCTTTATTTGCTTTTATGGTAAGAAATCTCtggtgatgatgaggatgaggatgatgagttGCTCCATGTTTTCAGAAATTGAATCTCAACCTATCATTGTCAATGCCATGATGAGCACTGCTATATTTAGGTCTAAAATAACTCGTGGCTTTGTGCTTTACGGCCGTGCCGATCCCTGGGTTTATAGCTCTATTCCATTTCGTGTCTTGTTCACCGATGGGTTCAGGATGCTGGGTGCCCTGAATTAGCCCATCGTTCTCGTGTTATGACTTATGGGTACACTATATGTTGTTCTGCTTAATTACCTCCCGTTTTTGCTGGATTGCGTCTCTAAGTTTAACCACAGAGAAAATATGAGTAACTATTGTGGTTTACAACGTGATACAATTTCAAATAGGGTATATGTATTTCTATGTAGTTCAATgcaaaagaaatatttttttatgataACTACATATCGTCATTGTCCTTTGAGAGGTCAAAATTTGTGTACCAATCACGGTGACGGTTGGGTGACACCGTCAATCCCAAAATACAAGGAGTAAACAACGTGAGGGCGTCTGCAACACCCGCTTGGAGCGTTTTAGTTTTCAAAATCAAAATGTAGCCGTTTGTCATTCAATCTATTCATTTAATGATGTTAGACCCGGTCGAGCCGTTACGAATACGCTTTAACTGAGGGCTCCGCTTACGGCATTACCGTTTGAATTTTGAAATATAGACGTTGGCTATACGATCAAAATGATTTAATGTAGTGATACCATATGCCATTTAAGTCATGTACTCACGTGCCACCAAACTTTTGAACATATCGACGTACATCCCTTATTATACTCATTCATTGGCCATGATCGAATTTGCTATCGAGATTGGGATGATGTGCTTCGTATCACACGTATTCATGACATAAATGATGACTATCTCAACGAAAGCATGAATGATATATTCTTGCATTTATAGCTATTATGTGAAAAATTCACAATTCATGGTGCATGACCGAGTCTCGGTCATCTATTAATTGGCTACCATTCTTAGACTTGAGAATTGTCATGATCACAATTATCAACGAGATTAGATTAAGAGATTGCATGATCTCCATTTAATCTTACATTTTAGCTAATTAAATGACATAATGGTCTAGTATATCATGAAGTCAACAATCGTTAGCAATATATGTACCTATCCATTGTCCAAATAGAAACACGATATCAATTAGTTAACTTACGGTAATGCTAACGAATGTTAGTAGGAAGGAACTCCCAATGGACGCCCTCACAACCGTTTGATCGAGACAACAAAGATGGCAAATTTTTTAGTCGAAAGAAATTGCCACCCCCCTATAACTAAAATTGACATGAAAATCGTTCGCAAATAccatctgttagagcatatttctccatatttggttttggtaattgatgacaattcctatgaactaatggttgtcttaagttatatttataggatttgtccataggcacttcttgaagtccatctgttgggttcaaggagtttatatgatgaccaagatggta includes:
- the LOC123449294 gene encoding SEC14 cytosolic factor-like, which codes for MAKVAAMATEKVDAKDREKIEAVRKLMRKQAPLSPKQAEYCNDACVERFLRARGDSVKKAAKTLRAVLSWREAIGADHIIADEFSGELSEGMAYVAGHDDENRPVLMFKIKQDDYPKYQPQKSFVRFLVFTLEVAVASMNRFVDQFVLLFDASFFRSASAFLNLLMGTLKIVADYYPGRLHRAFVIDPPSLFSVMWKGVRPFVELAPATATVCSLDFEDSLEDASFTAYPRTASLRFEPSVLTAGKAAGGGAVGSASSRFAFSVSDNALKPWYLSTTPAPGPRSVVPTSSSPSLVGASPLSARSFSFASPAARSTPPVQQQQQPRAARAPPTPAAAKGGHKTPSPLPQQQFPRTPRPSFLQSPFTFRKDGQASRVERERESFLPFLRFYRRPYDEITYRAMMRRPLGGLIAIVAEDFRPASAQQPLRRHAGALHHQQHHHHHQHHQHQHQRI